Proteins encoded within one genomic window of Candidatus Methylacidiphilales bacterium:
- a CDS encoding zinc-ribbon and DUF3426 domain-containing protein, whose protein sequence is MYTKCPNCDTIFEASRSDIRKAKGMVRCGECETIFDAPLEKVSFTEQRKTNNSQAHEIITQAKRLALQPIESTVWYMVVVVGLSLLLAAQLLYLNKKFLLTNETSRSIALSFCQIFSCQVQYQKNIEQLEIIAQEITLPESTASESYLQVTMRLINHARLPQPMPTIKISLGNLIGQKVATGIFEQSSYISSQTNTKTVIEPQEIRDVVFTFAKPSNRVNELTIELL, encoded by the coding sequence ATGTACACAAAATGCCCTAACTGTGATACTATTTTTGAAGCAAGCCGAAGCGATATTAGAAAAGCAAAAGGTATGGTGCGTTGTGGTGAGTGTGAAACTATATTTGACGCTCCACTTGAAAAGGTTTCTTTTACTGAACAACGCAAAACAAATAACTCACAAGCTCATGAAATTATCACCCAAGCTAAGCGGCTGGCACTGCAACCCATTGAGTCTACCGTCTGGTATATGGTAGTCGTGGTAGGCTTAAGTTTACTTTTAGCAGCTCAACTTCTCTATCTTAATAAAAAATTCTTACTAACCAATGAAACGAGCCGATCGATTGCGCTTTCCTTTTGTCAGATATTTTCCTGTCAGGTACAATACCAAAAAAATATTGAACAATTAGAAATTATTGCTCAAGAAATAACATTACCAGAATCAACTGCTTCTGAATCCTATTTACAAGTGACCATGCGATTAATAAACCATGCACGTTTACCTCAACCTATGCCAACGATTAAGATATCACTTGGAAATCTTATCGGTCAAAAAGTCGCAACAGGCATATTTGAACAGAGTAGCTATATTTCGTCCCAGACCAACACTAAGACAGTGATAGAACCTCAAGAAATACGCGATGTGGTTTTCACTTTCGCCAAGCCCTCCAACCGAGTCAATGAATTAACCATAGAGCTTCTATGA
- the purH gene encoding bifunctional phosphoribosylaminoimidazolecarboxamide formyltransferase/IMP cyclohydrolase encodes MKNALLSITDKRGIIPLAKKLIELGWHLYATSSTESYLQNHAVPCTAISAITKFPEILQGRVKTLHPIIHGGLLTRRTPEDDQTLQQFNIPEFSLAVINLYPFEEFLEKNPAASTEEVLDYMDIGGPAMIRSAIKNYKHVIALTDPADYDLFISYLIEGQDSFTETMRLHFATKAAQLIMQYDLAIAKFFSRIDKQSNCLRYGENPHQLPAYFIPSVPAQGIALATFHQGKQLSYNNYLDIDSGCALVYSLSALTSACSIIKHGNPCGVAYAPTNKESYQLAYRSDPESAFGGIICFNKPLDADTAQEIVTTQFCEVVIAPSVDEQSLAIFKQKPSIRVVSIPHYQIARQDIRTVAGGYLLQPNDSITSSEIQFPADISQVNKLNCELAWSVATIAKSNAIVIVSNLQTIAISCGFTSRVRATEQALLRFLSHPSVTSEVVLASDGFFPFADSIELIAKHSAIKIVIQPKGSIRDAEVSEACRTYGILQLYASRRHFRH; translated from the coding sequence ATGAAAAACGCACTCTTGAGTATCACGGACAAACGGGGAATTATACCCCTTGCAAAAAAACTCATTGAATTAGGATGGCATCTTTACGCAACATCTAGTACAGAATCATATTTACAAAACCATGCAGTTCCCTGCACTGCTATCTCTGCCATCACTAAATTTCCAGAGATTTTACAAGGCAGAGTCAAAACCCTACATCCAATAATTCATGGGGGCTTACTCACTCGTCGCACACCAGAAGATGATCAAACGTTACAACAATTTAACATCCCTGAATTTTCACTTGCCGTTATCAATCTCTATCCATTTGAGGAGTTTTTAGAAAAAAACCCAGCCGCTTCTACTGAAGAGGTGCTTGATTATATGGATATTGGTGGGCCTGCTATGATTCGATCTGCGATCAAAAATTATAAGCATGTTATAGCATTAACCGACCCAGCTGATTATGATTTATTTATCTCATATCTAATAGAAGGTCAGGATTCTTTTACGGAGACAATGCGACTGCATTTTGCAACTAAAGCCGCTCAACTCATCATGCAGTATGACCTAGCCATCGCAAAGTTTTTTAGTCGTATTGATAAGCAATCTAATTGTTTACGCTACGGAGAAAACCCCCATCAACTTCCAGCCTACTTTATTCCTAGCGTCCCTGCTCAGGGTATTGCACTGGCAACGTTTCATCAAGGTAAACAACTTTCATATAATAATTATTTAGATATAGATTCTGGATGCGCCTTAGTGTATTCCCTCTCTGCGTTAACATCTGCGTGCTCGATTATCAAACATGGCAATCCATGTGGCGTAGCCTACGCTCCTACTAATAAGGAAAGTTACCAATTAGCCTACCGTTCTGATCCAGAATCTGCTTTTGGTGGCATTATTTGCTTTAACAAACCATTAGACGCAGATACCGCACAAGAAATAGTCACTACTCAATTCTGTGAAGTTGTTATCGCACCGAGTGTAGACGAGCAATCATTGGCAATTTTTAAACAAAAACCATCTATTAGAGTTGTGTCTATACCTCACTATCAAATAGCAAGGCAAGATATTCGTACTGTTGCCGGCGGGTATTTGCTCCAACCCAATGACAGCATTACATCAAGTGAAATACAATTTCCTGCTGATATATCACAGGTAAACAAATTAAACTGTGAGCTTGCTTGGTCAGTGGCAACTATCGCCAAATCAAATGCAATTGTCATCGTTTCTAATTTACAGACCATCGCAATTAGTTGCGGTTTTACCAGCAGAGTTCGGGCTACAGAACAAGCACTATTACGTTTTCTTAGCCACCCCTCGGTCACATCAGAAGTGGTGCTTGCCTCAGATGGTTTTTTTCCATTTGCTGATAGTATTGAGTTAATTGCAAAACATTCCGCAATTAAAATTGTTATTCAACCTAAAGGTTCAATTCGAGATGCTGAGGTTAGTGAAGCGTGCCGTACGTATGGCATTCTACAACTCTACGCATCGCGTCGTCATTTTAGACATTGA